In a genomic window of Columba livia isolate bColLiv1 breed racing homer chromosome 4, bColLiv1.pat.W.v2, whole genome shotgun sequence:
- the LOC102094827 gene encoding interleukin-8: MMCKAAAAALTLLLISVLGTKGKALTRSVIELRCQCISTHSKFIHPKFIHNVNLIPSGPHCKNLEVIATLTDGREVCLEPTAPWVKLIIKAILDKPNAKPETVS, from the exons ATGATGTGcaaggctgcagctgctgcgctgactcttctcctgatctcagTGCTTGGAACAAAAG GTAAGGCCCTGACACGCTCAGTGATTGAACTCCGATGCCAGTGCATAAGCACCCATTCCAAGTTCATCCATCCCAAGTTCATTCATAACGTGAACCTCATCCCCAGTGGACCTCACTGCAAGAATCTTGAAGTCAT aGCTACCCTGACAGATGGCAGAGAAGTGTGTCTGGAACCCACTGCTCCCTGGGTGAAGCTGATCATCAAAGCAATTCTGGACAA gcCAAATGCCAAACCGGAGACAGTGTCCtaa